GCGGGAGAGTTGCCGGAGGGATATCATACCCGTGTAGGGGAGCGTGGTGTGCGGCTCAGCGGTGGGCAGCGGCAACGCCTTGGTTTGGCGCGTGCGCTCTACAAACAACCCGAAGTGCTTGTGCTCGATGAAGCAACAAGCGCATTGGATGGGATCACCGAAGAAGCCGTAATGGCCGGCATAACAGCAGCAATTGCCGGCGTCACTACGATTATGATTGCGCACCGACTCGACACTGTTAAAGCCTGTGATACCATTTATATGCTTGAAAATGGGCGCATTGCCTCCCACGGAACGTACGCAGAATTGATACAGAAAAACGCAGTATTCCGTCGGATGTCTCGCATTGAACCGCGTTTTGAATTCAGCAAGGCCTAATCAAACTGGAGACGCACAAGCGCAGAAGAATGAAGATAGTCTACTATTCACCGCACCCGAACCTTGCCCTCAACAGTCCTTCGGGGTATGGTACACACATGCGGGAAATGATAGCAGCTTTTGAAGCCGGCGGACACGAACTTTTTCCTGTCATCATGGGAGGTATTGAGCCGGCGCCAGGTGTTGGCGCATCGACATCCTGGCCCAAGCGTTTCCTGAAAGGGATTATACCTTCATTTGGGTGGGAGTCTATGAAAGACTACTTACTCCTCAACAAAGACCTTGCGTTTGAGCAATATCTTTACGAAAAGCTGGAGGAGATCCAACCCGATCTTGTGTACGAGCGGGCAAGTTGTTTACAGTTATCTGGTGTAAATGCCGCGGCTAAGTTTGGCGTACCGCATATCCTGGAAATGAACGCACCCTATGTGGAAGAACGCAAAGACCATTTTGCAATCACATCAGCGTTCGAACGCCGTGCAGCAAAAATTGAAAAGCAGCAACTGGCTGGCACAAGCAAAGCGGTGGTGGTTTCTCATGTGCTGAAAAACTATTTCGTCAACAAGCATGCGTTGCCGATTGACAAATTTGTTGTTGTGCCCAATGCAGTAGATCCTGGAAAAGTAAATGTGGATGAGGCCCGCGTTGCCGAGATCAGACACATGCCACAACTTCGTGGCAAAACCATTGTGGGTTTTGTCGGCTCGCTGTTTAAATGGCACGGCGTAGATCAACTGGTGCAGGCTACAAAACTACTCAAAGAAACGGGATACAACGTAGCGCTGCTCGTGGTTGGTGGAGGCGCCATTTTACCCGAGTTGCAAGGGCTGGCAAAGGGCCTGTCAATTGAAAATGATGTTGTGTTCACCGACAGTGTGCCCCATACCGAGGTGTTTAACTACCTTGCGGCAATGGACATTACGGTACTTGCAAATTCTCACTGGTATGGTTCACCCGTGAAGTTGTTTGAGTATGGTGCCCTTGCAAAACCGGTGATAGCACCGGGAAATGGCCCTGTACGAGAGGTTATTACGGCAGAAGTAGA
The Bacteroidota bacterium DNA segment above includes these coding regions:
- a CDS encoding glycosyltransferase family 4 protein, whose protein sequence is MKIVYYSPHPNLALNSPSGYGTHMREMIAAFEAGGHELFPVIMGGIEPAPGVGASTSWPKRFLKGIIPSFGWESMKDYLLLNKDLAFEQYLYEKLEEIQPDLVYERASCLQLSGVNAAAKFGVPHILEMNAPYVEERKDHFAITSAFERRAAKIEKQQLAGTSKAVVVSHVLKNYFVNKHALPIDKFVVVPNAVDPGKVNVDEARVAEIRHMPQLRGKTIVGFVGSLFKWHGVDQLVQATKLLKETGYNVALLVVGGGAILPELQGLAKGLSIENDVVFTDSVPHTEVFNYLAAMDITVLANSHWYGSPVKLFEYGALAKPVIAPGNGPVREVITAEVDGLLIENEFDLVRHLRRLINDPGLRDRLANSFHRKVMQEHTWRDNATRVLEQIGMFAPAEIN